The DNA region GGACCATCGCGCGCCAGGTGCCGCCCATGTCGGCGAGGACCGCTTCGGCGTCGGCGCCGACGACGTGCCCGCGCAGGGCGGCGATCGCGGCTTCCTGCACCTCGTTGCCGCGGCCGATCGTGAACACGAAGCCCGTGCCGACGTGTCCGTCCAGGGCGTCGGTCGTGATCTCGACGTACGCGGCGGAGTAGTCGGGCGCGGGGTTCATGGCGTCGGATCCGTCGTGCTCCCGAGAGGTCGGGAAGCGGATGTCGCGCACGTGCAGACCGGTGATGCGGCTCATTCGTGTCTCCTGCCGTCCGGTCTCCGTCGACCGAACGAGGCAATCAAAACATCGGATGTCTCGCGCGTCAAGAGAACTCTTCGTCACGTTCAGGTCTCGAACGGGGCCGAGTCGTCGGATGGCTGCACAGATTGCGACCGGGCCACCGCTCGAGGCGAGTCTCGGGGTCAGCGACAGTTCTCGCGCTCCGCGGCCCGTGAGGTGTCGCTCAGCGCGAGACTCGGGGCGCCGCCACGCGTCTCAGGCGGAGGCGAGCCGGCCCATCTCGGCCACCACGCCGCGGAGGCGGTCCGCCAGCTCATCGCGCGAGCCGTCGGCGAAGCGATGTGCCGACTCGATGAGCGCCGCCATGACGAGTGTCACCGCGGTCCGTGCGGAGTCGACGTCGGTGCGCTCGGCGGCGACCGTGAACACGGCGAGCCGGGCACGCGCCATCCACTGCAGCATCGCGGGCACCATCTCCGGTCGCGCCTGCACGAGTTCCTTCATGCGGCGGCGGTCCGCGGGCAGTGTCACCGTCCGGGCGACGAGGTCGCAGAGGTCCGACACGAGCGGGCCCTCGGCGGTCAGGAACGCCTGCCGTGCCGCCTCGGGCACCGAGCTCTCGGGGAGTCCGAGTGCTGCGTCGCCCTTCGACGGGAAGTAGTTGAAGAAGGTGCGGGGCGAGACGCCGGCGCCGGCGCAGATCTCCTCGACCGTGACGCCGGCCAGGCCCCGGTCGGAGACCAGCGCCAGCGCGGCCTGGTGGATCGCGTGCCGGGTCTGCTGCTTCTTGCGTTCCCGCAGGCCGCTGTCGCCTGCCGGGTGCGATTCGATCGTGCTCACTGCTGCTCCTGGTGCGGGTCGGGGCCTCCCGTCTGGTGACGAGAGGCCCCGGTGGCCGGTCCTACGCGCGGTCCCGCTGCACGGGGATCGATCCGGTGACGGGTGCCGTGGGCGACCCCATCGTGTCGGCCGCCTTGACGGCCTGCACCTCGAGGTCGTCGGCGGTGCCGGCCTGGTCGGCCTGCTCCTGCAGGGCCGAGCTCTTGCGGAGCGGCGGCGCCTTGAAGAACCAGCTGAGGATGAACGCCAGCAGGATCACGGCGAAGCCGACCCAGTAGACGGTCACGGCCGACGCGTTGAAGCCGGTCATGAACGGCTTGGTCAGTGCCGGGGTCGCACCGTTGAGGTAGGACGTGTCGCTCGTCTCGCTGCTCGAGCTGCTGCCGTCGCCGGCCCCCTTGTCGATCTGCTTCGACAGTTCGGGGGCGAGCTCACCGACCCAGTACGAGCGCTGTGAGGCGTCCGACCAGTCGACCACGAGCTTGCCGTCCTGCACGCTGGCGTGCGCCTTGTCGGCTGCGGCGGTGAGGGCCTGCTGCTGCACGGCCTCCGGCGCACCGGCCGTCGCCGTGGTGACCTGCGCCGTGGCCTGGTCGAGGCCGGACTGCACCTGCGACTTGACCGGGGTGACGATCGGGTTCCAGATCTGCTCCATGACCCCCGCGTTCGCCTTCGCCGTGGCCACGGTCGGGTTCAGGGCGGCGTCGAGCGCACCGGACAGGTTCTCCTGGTCCGCGGTGGCGTGCAGGATGTTCGCCGGCATGATCGAGAACAGGACGCTGAGCAGCACCGCCGTACCGAGCGTTCCACCGATCTGGCGGAAGAACGTGGCGGACGACGTCGCCACACCCATGTCCCGCGGCTGCACGGAGTTCTGCGAGGCGAGGGTGATGCTCTGCATGAGCTGCCCGAGGCCGAGGCCGATCAGGAACATGCCGATCATCAGGAACCAGAGCGGCTTGTCGATCGTCATGAACGTCAGGACGACGTAGCCGACCGAGACCAGGGCCGTGCCGATCACCGGGAAGATCCGGTAGCGACCGGTGCGGGCCACGATCTGCCCCGACGCGATCGAGGCGATCATCAGACCACCGATCATCGGCAGGGTCGCGAAGCCGGACTCCGTCGGGGTCAGCCCCGTGACGATCTGCAGGTACAGCGGGATGGTCAGCATGGCGCCGAACATCGCGAAGCCGACCAGGAACCCGAGGATCGTGGCCATCGAGAAGGTGCCCGAACGGAAGAGCTTGAGCGGGATGATCGCGTCGTCCTTCATCAGGGTCTCGATCACCAGGAAGGCGACGAGTCCGAGCGCGCCGATCACGTAGCAGGCGATGGCGCCGGCCGATCCCCAACCCCAGGTGCGGCCCTGCTCGGCCACGAGCAGGAGCGGGACGAGCGTCGCGATGACCGAGGTGGCACCCCACCAGTCGATGCGCGGCTTCGCCTTGGCGTCACCGAACTTCGGCAGGTGCAGGAAGGCGATGACCATCAGGAGCGCCGCGACGCCGATCGGCACGTTGATCAGGAAGACCCAGCGCCATCCGGTGACACCGAGGATCGTGCTCGCGCCGGCGAACAGGCCACCGATGAGCGGGCCGATGACGGACGAGATGCCGAAGACGGCCAGGAAGTAGCCCTGGTACTTGGCACGCTCACGCGGGGCGAGGATGTCACCCATGATCGCGAGCGGCAGCGACATCAGCGCACCGGCACCGAGGCCCTGGAAGGCACGGAACGCGGCGAGCATGATCATCGAGGTCGACATCGTCGAGAGCAGCGAGCCGAGGATGAAGACCGCGATGCCGAAGATGTAGAGCGGCCGGCGGCCGAAGACGTCGGAGAGCTTGCCGTAGATCGGCGTCGTGATGGTCGACGCGATCAGGTACGCGGTCGTGACCCACGCCTGCTGGTCGAGACCGTGCAGGTCGTCGCCGATGGTGCGGATCGCGGTGCCGACGATCGTCTGGTCGAGCGACGACAGGAACATGCCGGCCATGAGGCCGTAGATGACGAGCAGGATCTGACGGTGCGACATGATCGGCTTGCCCGGCGTGCTGGCCGGGGAGTCGTGTCGTCCGCGCGACACCTCGACGGGTGCGGTGGCAGTAGACATGGGGGTCCTTCAGGGGTGCGTGGTGGTCGTCGTGCGGGCAAGGGACGCCGGAGCGTGCGTGGCGGGCCGTCGAACGGCGGGTCAACCTTGCAGACGCTGCAACTTTACATCACGAGCACCTTTGCCGCCAGCGCAAACTTGCCGTCCGTGCACGTTCGTGAACGGCTTCTCAGGTAGCGTCGTCGGCCATGGGGAGAACTGCGTGGACGGACGTGCCGGCGATCCTGCGCGAACGGGTGGAGCAGACCCTCGGCGGAACGGCGACGACCACCGAGTCACAGGAGGCCGGGTGGTCGCCGGGGAGTGCCGACCGAGTGGCCACGGCGACGGGGCGACGGGCGTTCGTCAAGACGGTCTCGCGATCGCGGAACGCCGATGCCTTCGACCTGCACCGCCGGGAAGCCCGGGTGGTGGCGCAGCTGCCGTCGACCGTGCAAGCGCCGCCCCTGCTGGACGCCTTCGACGCCACCGTGGACGGCGACGAGTGGGTCGTCCTCGTCCTCGAGGACGTCGCCGGCAGGCACCCCGGGGAATCGCTCAACGGCTCCGACACCGCGGCGGTGCTCGATGCGCTGGACACCCTGCCGGCGGCCACCGGCGACCTCGGCACGCTCCCCCGGATCGCCGACGACCTGCGACACGAGTTCGGCGCCTGGGACCGGATGCTCGGCGACCCCACCCTTGCCGATCGGGTCGCCGAGGTCGTGCCGGCGCACGTGCTCGCCGCCGGCCCCGCGTTCGCCAGCGCCGCCGCCCGGGCAGCGACCCTCGTCGACGGCGAGCACCTCGTGCACGCCGACTGCCGTGCCGACAACCTGCTCGTCGACGACTCCGGTGTCGTCTGGGTCGTGGACTGGCCGTGGGCGAGCATCGGCGCGCACTGGCTCGACCCGCTGACCTACCTGAACGACACGCTCGTCCGCGGCGAGGACAGCGACGTCGAGCACCACCTCGCCACCCACGCGGTGTTCGCCGGTGTGCCTGCCACCACCGTCGACGCCGTGCTCGCCGGTCTCGCCGGTCTGTTCTTCGAGCACGCGCTGCCGCCGGCACCGCCGAACATGCCGACCATCCGTGACTTCCAACGGCGCGAGGGTCTGGCCGCGGCGGAGTGGTTGCTCCGCAGGTGGGACACGACACCGCACTGACGACGAACGACAGGCGTCGGGTACCCCGTCTGTCCAGCAAGCGCGGCACCACGGAGCGTACGGTCCCCCGCATGACTGATGAGCACCGCACTCCGCGTCCCGAAGACGACGCCGCGCGCCTCGGTCTCGTCGTCGTCGGAGAGGCAGCAGCGCTGCACTCCGGTGACGAGGCGGCACTGGACGCGAGCGAGCAGAACATCCGCGACACCATCGACGAGATGGTCGACGAGCCCCTGACCCCACGCCAGGAACAGGTGGTCGAACGACTCGCATCCGCCGGTGGGACCCTCACCGCCGGACTCAGCGGTGCGCTCGCGGCGCAGACCGGACGGAGCGTCGACGACATCCTCGAGGGCGCGGCCCGCAGCGTCGTGTGGCAGCAGCGGCTCGCCGACCAGCGCGACGCCGCCGGCGGCGAGGACCCGCGCGACGCCGACCCGCGCAACGGCGGTCAGCGTGAGGACGCCGGTGGCCAGCAGCGCGAGC from Curtobacterium sp. MCJR17_020 includes:
- a CDS encoding TetR family transcriptional regulator is translated as MSTIESHPAGDSGLRERKKQQTRHAIHQAALALVSDRGLAGVTVEEICAGAGVSPRTFFNYFPSKGDAALGLPESSVPEAARQAFLTAEGPLVSDLCDLVARTVTLPADRRRMKELVQARPEMVPAMLQWMARARLAVFTVAAERTDVDSARTAVTLVMAALIESAHRFADGSRDELADRLRGVVAEMGRLASA
- a CDS encoding MDR family MFS transporter, with translation MSTATAPVEVSRGRHDSPASTPGKPIMSHRQILLVIYGLMAGMFLSSLDQTIVGTAIRTIGDDLHGLDQQAWVTTAYLIASTITTPIYGKLSDVFGRRPLYIFGIAVFILGSLLSTMSTSMIMLAAFRAFQGLGAGALMSLPLAIMGDILAPRERAKYQGYFLAVFGISSVIGPLIGGLFAGASTILGVTGWRWVFLINVPIGVAALLMVIAFLHLPKFGDAKAKPRIDWWGATSVIATLVPLLLVAEQGRTWGWGSAGAIACYVIGALGLVAFLVIETLMKDDAIIPLKLFRSGTFSMATILGFLVGFAMFGAMLTIPLYLQIVTGLTPTESGFATLPMIGGLMIASIASGQIVARTGRYRIFPVIGTALVSVGYVVLTFMTIDKPLWFLMIGMFLIGLGLGQLMQSITLASQNSVQPRDMGVATSSATFFRQIGGTLGTAVLLSVLFSIMPANILHATADQENLSGALDAALNPTVATAKANAGVMEQIWNPIVTPVKSQVQSGLDQATAQVTTATAGAPEAVQQQALTAAADKAHASVQDGKLVVDWSDASQRSYWVGELAPELSKQIDKGAGDGSSSSSETSDTSYLNGATPALTKPFMTGFNASAVTVYWVGFAVILLAFILSWFFKAPPLRKSSALQEQADQAGTADDLEVQAVKAADTMGSPTAPVTGSIPVQRDRA
- a CDS encoding phosphotransferase, with protein sequence MGRTAWTDVPAILRERVEQTLGGTATTTESQEAGWSPGSADRVATATGRRAFVKTVSRSRNADAFDLHRREARVVAQLPSTVQAPPLLDAFDATVDGDEWVVLVLEDVAGRHPGESLNGSDTAAVLDALDTLPAATGDLGTLPRIADDLRHEFGAWDRMLGDPTLADRVAEVVPAHVLAAGPAFASAAARAATLVDGEHLVHADCRADNLLVDDSGVVWVVDWPWASIGAHWLDPLTYLNDTLVRGEDSDVEHHLATHAVFAGVPATTVDAVLAGLAGLFFEHALPPAPPNMPTIRDFQRREGLAAAEWLLRRWDTTPH